One Chiloscyllium punctatum isolate Juve2018m chromosome 19, sChiPun1.3, whole genome shotgun sequence genomic window carries:
- the LOC140491635 gene encoding tricarboxylate transport protein, mitochondrial-like isoform X3 yields MGSERPRWAAAGGGSRKVTHPVKAVLAGDCIRVTVRDHGPKGLYRGLSSLLYGSIPKSAVRFGTFEFLHNRMVDANGKLSHGRSFLCGLGAGIAEAVFVVCPMETIKVKFIHDQCSPNPRYQGFIHGVREIIQEQGFRGTYQGVTATVLKQGSNQAIRFFVMTTLRNWYKGDDLHKPINPFVTAAFGVTAGAASVFGNTPLDVVKTRMQGLESLKYRNTLDCALQIFKTEGLFAFYKGTIPRLGRVCLDVAIVFVIYEEVVKILNMIWKTD; encoded by the exons ATGGGGTCCGAGAGGCCCCGCTGGGCGGCGGCGGGGGGCGGCTCCAGGAAGGTCACCCACCCGGTGAAGgccgtgctggcag GTGACTGTATCCGAGTGACCGTCCGGGATCACGGGCCTAAAGGACTTTACCGTGGCCTCAGCTCCCTGCTCTATGGTTCCATTCCAAAGTCAGCTGTCAG GTTTGGGACGTTCGAATTTCTGCATAACAGAATGGTTGATGCGAACGGGAAGCTGAGCCATGGGAGGAGCTTTCTGTGCGGCTTGGGAGCTGGAATAGCTGAAGCTGTGTTTGTTGTGTGCCCTATGGAGACAATAAAG GTGAAGTTTATTCATGACCAATGTTCACCCAATCCTAGATACCAGGGGTTTATCCATGGTGTCCGAGAGATTATTCAGGAACAAG GTTTTCGAGGGACATACCAGGGGGTGACAGCTACTGTCCTCAAACAGGGCTCAAACCAAGCAATTCGCTTCTTTGTGATGACCACACTACGCAACTGGTATAAAG GTGATGATCTGCACAAACCAATCAATCCATTTGTCACAGCAGCATTTGGAGTTACTGCTGGAGCAGCTAGTGTTTTTGGGAATACCCCTCTGGATGTCGTAAAGACAAGGATGCAG GGCCTTGAGTCTTTGAAGTACAGGAATACTTTGGATTGTGCACTTCAGATCTTTAAAACAGAGGGATTATTTGC GTTTTACAAAGGAACAATCCCACGTTTGGGCAGAGTGTGTTTGGATGTGGCCATTGTCTTTGTTATTTATGAAGAGGTTGTCAAAATTCTCAACATGATCTGGAAGACTGACTAA
- the LOC140491635 gene encoding tricarboxylate transport protein, mitochondrial-like isoform X2, which yields MGSERPRWAAAGGGSRKVTHPVKAVLAGGIAGGIEICITFPTEYVKTQLQLDERANPPRYKGIGDCIRVTVRDHGPKGLYRGLSSLLYGSIPKSAVRFGTFEFLHNRMVDANGKLSHGRSFLCGLGAGIAEAVFVVCPMETIKVKFIHDQCSPNPRYQGFIHGVREIIQEQGFRGTYQGVTATVLKQGSNQAIRFFVMTTLRNWYKAFGVTAGAASVFGNTPLDVVKTRMQGLESLKYRNTLDCALQIFKTEGLFAFYKGTIPRLGRVCLDVAIVFVIYEEVVKILNMIWKTD from the exons ATGGGGTCCGAGAGGCCCCGCTGGGCGGCGGCGGGGGGCGGCTCCAGGAAGGTCACCCACCCGGTGAAGgccgtgctggcag GTGGAATTGCTGGTGGAATTGAAATTTGTATCACATTTCCAACCGAGTACGTGAAAACACAGTTACAGCTTGATGAGCGAGCAAATCCTCCACGTTATAAAGGCATTG GTGACTGTATCCGAGTGACCGTCCGGGATCACGGGCCTAAAGGACTTTACCGTGGCCTCAGCTCCCTGCTCTATGGTTCCATTCCAAAGTCAGCTGTCAG GTTTGGGACGTTCGAATTTCTGCATAACAGAATGGTTGATGCGAACGGGAAGCTGAGCCATGGGAGGAGCTTTCTGTGCGGCTTGGGAGCTGGAATAGCTGAAGCTGTGTTTGTTGTGTGCCCTATGGAGACAATAAAG GTGAAGTTTATTCATGACCAATGTTCACCCAATCCTAGATACCAGGGGTTTATCCATGGTGTCCGAGAGATTATTCAGGAACAAG GTTTTCGAGGGACATACCAGGGGGTGACAGCTACTGTCCTCAAACAGGGCTCAAACCAAGCAATTCGCTTCTTTGTGATGACCACACTACGCAACTGGTATAAAG CATTTGGAGTTACTGCTGGAGCAGCTAGTGTTTTTGGGAATACCCCTCTGGATGTCGTAAAGACAAGGATGCAG GGCCTTGAGTCTTTGAAGTACAGGAATACTTTGGATTGTGCACTTCAGATCTTTAAAACAGAGGGATTATTTGC GTTTTACAAAGGAACAATCCCACGTTTGGGCAGAGTGTGTTTGGATGTGGCCATTGTCTTTGTTATTTATGAAGAGGTTGTCAAAATTCTCAACATGATCTGGAAGACTGACTAA
- the LOC140491635 gene encoding tricarboxylate transport protein, mitochondrial-like isoform X1, translated as MGSERPRWAAAGGGSRKVTHPVKAVLAGGIAGGIEICITFPTEYVKTQLQLDERANPPRYKGIGDCIRVTVRDHGPKGLYRGLSSLLYGSIPKSAVRFGTFEFLHNRMVDANGKLSHGRSFLCGLGAGIAEAVFVVCPMETIKVKFIHDQCSPNPRYQGFIHGVREIIQEQGFRGTYQGVTATVLKQGSNQAIRFFVMTTLRNWYKGDDLHKPINPFVTAAFGVTAGAASVFGNTPLDVVKTRMQGLESLKYRNTLDCALQIFKTEGLFAFYKGTIPRLGRVCLDVAIVFVIYEEVVKILNMIWKTD; from the exons ATGGGGTCCGAGAGGCCCCGCTGGGCGGCGGCGGGGGGCGGCTCCAGGAAGGTCACCCACCCGGTGAAGgccgtgctggcag GTGGAATTGCTGGTGGAATTGAAATTTGTATCACATTTCCAACCGAGTACGTGAAAACACAGTTACAGCTTGATGAGCGAGCAAATCCTCCACGTTATAAAGGCATTG GTGACTGTATCCGAGTGACCGTCCGGGATCACGGGCCTAAAGGACTTTACCGTGGCCTCAGCTCCCTGCTCTATGGTTCCATTCCAAAGTCAGCTGTCAG GTTTGGGACGTTCGAATTTCTGCATAACAGAATGGTTGATGCGAACGGGAAGCTGAGCCATGGGAGGAGCTTTCTGTGCGGCTTGGGAGCTGGAATAGCTGAAGCTGTGTTTGTTGTGTGCCCTATGGAGACAATAAAG GTGAAGTTTATTCATGACCAATGTTCACCCAATCCTAGATACCAGGGGTTTATCCATGGTGTCCGAGAGATTATTCAGGAACAAG GTTTTCGAGGGACATACCAGGGGGTGACAGCTACTGTCCTCAAACAGGGCTCAAACCAAGCAATTCGCTTCTTTGTGATGACCACACTACGCAACTGGTATAAAG GTGATGATCTGCACAAACCAATCAATCCATTTGTCACAGCAGCATTTGGAGTTACTGCTGGAGCAGCTAGTGTTTTTGGGAATACCCCTCTGGATGTCGTAAAGACAAGGATGCAG GGCCTTGAGTCTTTGAAGTACAGGAATACTTTGGATTGTGCACTTCAGATCTTTAAAACAGAGGGATTATTTGC GTTTTACAAAGGAACAATCCCACGTTTGGGCAGAGTGTGTTTGGATGTGGCCATTGTCTTTGTTATTTATGAAGAGGTTGTCAAAATTCTCAACATGATCTGGAAGACTGACTAA